TCATGTGAGTGGTGACGGGCAAGTTGTAAAGTTGAATTTCAAAGATGGAATTTGCTACGAAATAGTCCCAGGTTTCATTAATAAAGATGGCTCAAGTTATACCTATCCAGATAGTAATAGCGGTGGTTCATGGAAAGTAACTAAACCCCGTGAAGAAATTTCAGCGATCACAACAGCTAATAATTCGTGGAATAAAAACCTGAAGCGGCTGTGCCGGATGGCACGAGCATGGAAAGATAAGTGGGATGTACCTATGGGAGGTCTTCTTATCGATACGCTCGGGTATAACTTCTTGAAACAGTGGGAATACAAGGATAAATCTTTTATTTATTACGATTGGATGACGCGAGATTTCTTTGAATATCTAAAGAATCAAGACTCAGATAAAAATTACTGGCTTGCGCCCGGTAGTTCACAATATGTGTCGCGAAAAGGTGCATTTGAATACAAAGCGCTCCGGTGCTACAACATTACTAAAGAAGCGCTACAGTTCGAAGCAGATGAAATGCCGTATTCAGCAAATCAGAAATGGCGAGAGATCTATGGAACAAAATTCCCTTCCTAATGTGTTAGAAGAACAGCTAAGAGAGTGTTTTGGGCGTGTCGCTTGGTCACATAAAACGCACGAAAAATGCTCTGACATATTAAATACTAGGCTCAACCGTATAAAGCTCTGGCAGATAATTCTGTCGGCAATCACAACAACAGGAATTATCGCTGCTGTTTTTGGTGAGTCAAAGGAAATAGGCATTTTTTCCGCAGCTCTGTCTTTTGTTTTGACTGTTTTGAATACCTATGTAAAGCAATATGATCTTGGTGGCTTGGCCCAGAAGCATTCAGATGCAGCAGTGGACCTGTGGAATATGAGGGAATCTTATCTCTCTCTTTTAACAGATATAAGGTCTGGTTGCGTAGAAAGCGATGAAATAAGAAAACATAGAGACGATCTTCAGGAGAGTCTACTGGAAATATATAGAGGTTCCCCTAGAACTATTGCTAAAGCCTACAAAGAAGCCACGAAAGCTTTAAAAAAGCTCGAAGAGCTAACGTTTAGCGATGCAGAGATTGATGCTATTTTACCAAAAGCTCTACGGAAGTCGGAGAACAATGCCTTATAACAAGCGCTTGCAGACCGACCAACAGTTGAGTACAAAGGAAGTATCGTGACTACAAAATCAAAAATTAGTATTTTTATTTCTTATTCATGGAGCGACACTAAAATCGCTGATGAAATTGAAAGTGATTTAAGCCAGTTTCAATTAAATCTAGTTAGAGATGTTCGTGATATTGAATATAAATCTAGTATCACTAGCTTTATGGAAAAAATTAGAGACACAGATTTCGCTATACTGCTTGTGAGCGAAGATTATTTAAAATCAAAGAACTGTTTAAAGGAAGTTATACATCTTTTAAAAGAAAAAGAATACAAGCACAAAATTTTACCTATTATTGTTGGTAATCCATCTATTTATAATGCCGAAGGACGTGTTCTACACACTAGACATTGGTTGGAAGAAAAAAACAAATTAGAAAAATTAATAAATAGCTTACCAGCTACAGCTATCATCAATGAAATCCAAGAACTTAAAGTTTTGGAAAGTATCTCTTCAAATATCAATGAATTCCTGAGTTATATAAGTGATATAAAAAATGTAACTTTTAGCGAACTAAAAGGTGAAAGTTACAAATCACTTATTGAATCGATTGGTGGGATTAATGTCGAACATTTAGTTAAATTGTTGCAAATATCTTTGAATCCAAATATTGATGAAAAAGAAATTCAAATCGATGATTGGTTCGATAGTAATACGTCCAGTAGCAGGACATAAATATCCACCTACGTTACACGTGGAATGCTCTAAGAAATTAAGTAAAGATTATCCTATTGGGACTAAATTTCTATTAACCGCTAAGTTAACTGATAGAGAAGATGGAGGTGAATATCTTTATAGTTATTATGGCTGGAAGTATAAAGTCTCCCCATAAGTAGACGTTATCCAAACTTAGCTAGACACCCATTGTAACAAAACTATTAAAAACACATAAAATCAATATGTTAACAACCTTTACGTATAGAGATTAAAGTAAATTTCGAGGACATAACATTGATTTTTCTAGCCGCTATCGACTGCTTTTTCCCTCTGTGTGCTCCGTCTGTGACAATTTCTTTTGATCTTTTCTAGGTCGTTCCATTTATGGCGTCTATTTTTCAATATTGACGGGCTAAAGCCACGACCTACAGGTGATGCAGAGCTTTCCCTTCATAACGTATTAACTCTCTGTGCTCCTCTGTGACAAGTTTTAAACTTTTTCTATCAGAAAAAGCCATTAAACACTACCTTCAACGGACATAAAACACCCCTTAAGAATAATTAATTATCGCAAAACAATAATTAATTATTGCTTTTTATTTTCAACTTCACTATATTCTTGTTCAATTATTGGGTATTTAAAAAGGAAATAGTCATGTCTAGCCATAATCAACAAGCGCTGTATCAAAAAATTTCTAAAGTTTGCGGTGTGTGTATTCCCGTTATTTATTTTTTAATTGCTTTAATGATATTTGCCGTTTTTGCCATTCCCACTTTGATATTTTTCACGGATGGAATGTTTACCTTAAATGGTTCTAATGAAATTGACTTGGCGAGTATTAGTAGTGTTACAAAAGTTATTTTAGCGATAAGTTCGTTTATTTTAATTGGTATAGGATTTCGTATTTTATGGCTAATATTGAATATTGTTCAAAGGTTTAAGCAGCAAGAAATTTTTAGTCAAAAAAATGCGAACTTGGCTAATTCAGTGGCTTTTTTAATGTTAATGGCCTTTATTGGAGAATTTATTCTGAATATTTACCTGACAGTAATAACGGGAAATTTAAAGTTAAGTATACCCGAAAACCTAGCCACTCTTGTTTTTGTCTATGTTAGCGCGTGGATCTTGAGTATTGGCTCTCAGCTAAAAGCTGAAAATGACTTAACGGTTTAGGATTTGCTATGCCAATTATTGTTAATTTAGATGTAATGTTAGCGAAGCGAAAAATGCGCTCTAATGAACTGGCTGCACGTATAGGTATCACAGCTCAAAACCTATCTATCTTAAAAGCAGGTCGAGCCAAAGCAGTGCGTTTTGAAACCTTAGAAAAAATTTGTGAAGCGTTAGATTGCCAACCAGGTGATTTATTGGAATTTAGCAAAAAAGATAATCAATAGTCGTATTGATTTTTTTAAATGCTTACTGATACCAATCCGCATTAATAAGTATGCACTCAGCGAGAATTTAAATGAGCCTAATCAAAGCGCTTGGATGAATCTTTTTATTACAAAACAGCCAGTTGTCTTTTGAGTTCGAGCAACACAGAGTAAGTTCATTTAAAACTCGCCTGTAAGGAATGCCCAGCGGCTTTTGCCCTGCGTTCTCGGTAATTGAAAGGGAACACCATGTGTAGCGACGCCCTGTTCAAAAGCCGCTGGACGCATTCTGAATGACGACTAATTCAACTGGAAAATTAATGTGCGCCTAAGTTAAGTCTACAGTCTCTCCATCATTTGGGATGATGAACTGTTTAGTTAAATTATGGTCTTTTAATATAGCTGTCAAGCCTTTGCGGCTTATGCGACAATGGTCTAAAGCTTCCATATGATTACCTATAATCAATCCTTTACTTATTGATGCCAATTCAACAATTTCTGTTTCATTTAGTAATAAAGGTGCACCAATATCAAACTGCGCTTTTCCCGTTGGTGCAACAATATAATCAGGTTGGTTATCACGTATAAATCTGCGGATTTCATCCGTTAGAATTGTATCCCCCATTAAATAAAGGCTAGGTTCATTTTTCAGCTTAATATAATAGCCTACACCATGTTCCATGAAAGGAGTTAACCATCCACTAGTATGCTTTGCTGGAATTTGATTTATTGTACCGTCGAAAAAAGAACCACACTTTTCTTTCAATACACTGGTGTGGATACCTTTCTTATTTAAATAGGTAGAATCGTGATAAGTACAAAATGTTGTAATTTTATTTTTTTTCAACCA
The sequence above is a segment of the Paraglaciecola sp. L3A3 genome. Coding sequences within it:
- a CDS encoding helix-turn-helix transcriptional regulator, producing the protein MPIIVNLDVMLAKRKMRSNELAARIGITAQNLSILKAGRAKAVRFETLEKICEALDCQPGDLLEFSKKDNQ
- a CDS encoding nucleotidyltransferase; the encoded protein is MSISDKFSNFCTALRMSDTTVSNVRYRAKQITKRINSDFRGIDSDIRYSLVVGSYGRGTDIHVSDIDMIVELPYTEYEKYDKYNGNGQSALIQAVKESIKKTYSTTHVSGDGQVVKLNFKDGICYEIVPGFINKDGSSYTYPDSNSGGSWKVTKPREEISAITTANNSWNKNLKRLCRMARAWKDKWDVPMGGLLIDTLGYNFLKQWEYKDKSFIYYDWMTRDFFEYLKNQDSDKNYWLAPGSSQYVSRKGAFEYKALRCYNITKEALQFEADEMPYSANQKWREIYGTKFPS
- a CDS encoding MBL fold metallo-hydrolase → MKITQIRNATIVIEVKGACILVDPMLSKKSTLPKLRYYKSNLRNPLVELPEAFYKLKARIDYALITHCQKGHFDHLDRAGVHWLKKNKITTFCTYHDSTYLNKKGIHTSVLKEKCGSFFDGTINQIPAKHTSGWLTPFMEHGVGYYIKLKNEPSLYLMGDTILTDEIRRFIRDNQPDYIVAPTGKAQFDIGAPLLLNETEIVELASISKGLIIGNHMEALDHCRISRKGLTAILKDHNLTKQFIIPNDGETVDLT
- a CDS encoding DUF2975 domain-containing protein, whose translation is MSSHNQQALYQKISKVCGVCIPVIYFLIALMIFAVFAIPTLIFFTDGMFTLNGSNEIDLASISSVTKVILAISSFILIGIGFRILWLILNIVQRFKQQEIFSQKNANLANSVAFLMLMAFIGEFILNIYLTVITGNLKLSIPENLATLVFVYVSAWILSIGSQLKAENDLTV
- a CDS encoding toll/interleukin-1 receptor domain-containing protein, which translates into the protein MTTKSKISIFISYSWSDTKIADEIESDLSQFQLNLVRDVRDIEYKSSITSFMEKIRDTDFAILLVSEDYLKSKNCLKEVIHLLKEKEYKHKILPIIVGNPSIYNAEGRVLHTRHWLEEKNKLEKLINSLPATAIINEIQELKVLESISSNINEFLSYISDIKNVTFSELKGESYKSLIESIGGINVEHLVKLLQISLNPNIDEKEIQIDDWFDSNTSSSRT
- a CDS encoding SLATT domain-containing protein, whose translation is MEQNSLPNVLEEQLRECFGRVAWSHKTHEKCSDILNTRLNRIKLWQIILSAITTTGIIAAVFGESKEIGIFSAALSFVLTVLNTYVKQYDLGGLAQKHSDAAVDLWNMRESYLSLLTDIRSGCVESDEIRKHRDDLQESLLEIYRGSPRTIAKAYKEATKALKKLEELTFSDAEIDAILPKALRKSENNAL